A stretch of the Candidatus Binatia bacterium genome encodes the following:
- a CDS encoding phosphopantetheine-binding protein has protein sequence MNRDEVKQSLKTLLVEGLRLEGVRPEDIQDSEPIFVEGLGLDSIDALELVVLVEERFGLSIPDEEVGKLAFASLDALADFVLANQNGTAAPQA, from the coding sequence GTGAATCGTGACGAGGTGAAGCAAAGCTTGAAGACACTTCTGGTGGAAGGCTTGCGGCTGGAGGGCGTTCGGCCGGAAGATATTCAAGACAGTGAGCCGATATTCGTGGAAGGGCTCGGTCTTGATTCGATTGACGCGCTCGAGTTGGTGGTGCTGGTCGAAGAGCGCTTTGGCCTGAGCATCCCCGATGAGGAGGTTGGCAAACTCGCATTCGCATCGCTTGATGCCCTCGCCGATTTTGTCCTCGCGAATCAGAACGGCACCGCGGCGC